A single region of the Rhodospirillaceae bacterium genome encodes:
- a CDS encoding efflux RND transporter permease subunit, whose protein sequence is MHDAVLLAGKARFRAIFLTTATTCLGLLPLMSEQSPHAEKILPMSITLAFGIMFATFITLILVPVSYVVLREDLMGELPITEYCAKGHGKCWLRR, encoded by the coding sequence TTGCATGACGCTGTTCTATTGGCTGGTAAAGCGCGCTTTCGGGCCATCTTTTTAACGACGGCAACTACCTGTTTAGGACTGTTGCCACTCATGAGTGAACAAAGTCCTCATGCCGAGAAAATTTTGCCTATGTCGATTACATTGGCATTTGGCATTATGTTTGCAACTTTCATCACCTTAATTCTAGTACCAGTCAGTTATGTTGTTTTGAGAGAGGATTTAATGGGTGAATTGCCCATAACGGAATACTGTGCGAAGGGACACGGAAAATGCTGGCTGCGGCGATAG
- a CDS encoding efflux RND transporter permease subunit, with protein sequence MLAIPFGFIGAVLGHLLLRIPLTLESYVALFAVGGIVINDSLILVEKLMRFGKKIFHCMTLFYWLVKRAFGPSF encoded by the coding sequence ATGCTGGCAATTCCGTTTGGTTTTATTGGTGCTGTATTGGGACACTTGCTGCTAAGAATCCCTTTGACTCTCGAATCTTATGTTGCGTTATTTGCCGTGGGTGGAATTGTAATTAACGATAGTCTAATACTGGTTGAAAAATTAATGAGATTTGGAAAAAAAATATTTCATTGCATGACGCTGTTCTATTGGCTGGTAAAGCGCGCTTTCGGGCCATCTTTTTAA
- a CDS encoding efflux RND transporter permease subunit — translation MQRFFQDRNEVRVMLRFPATHRRSLDNLYNMPVKLPSGATAPFSVVAEAVYMPGFASITRQNRERIQLISAEVYKDEVDVENILVDLRTVVIPALEAQYPGLRIEPGQSRQKQEETLSKLWGFGALAMLGIYALLAIPCVRMCSR, via the coding sequence CGAGGTTAGAGTAATGTTACGTTTTCCTGCCACGCATCGTCGTTCTTTGGATAATCTGTACAACATGCCGGTCAAGTTACCGAGCGGCGCTACCGCGCCTTTTTCCGTTGTAGCCGAAGCTGTATATATGCCTGGATTTGCCAGCATTACACGCCAGAATCGCGAACGTATCCAACTAATCAGTGCGGAGGTGTACAAAGATGAAGTCGATGTTGAAAACATTCTTGTCGATTTGCGTACGGTGGTGATCCCTGCGCTGGAAGCACAATATCCAGGATTAAGAATTGAACCAGGACAATCCAGGCAGAAACAAGAGGAAACACTATCAAAGCTTTGGGGGTTTGGCGCGTTGGCGATGCTTGGAATATATGCTTTGTTAGCAATCCCTTGCGTTCGTATGTGCAGCCGCTAA